CAGTGGGCTTCATCCTGCTGGGCTTCTCTGAACACCCACGCCTCGAAAAGATTCTCTTTGTGGTAGTCTTGTGTTCCTACCTCCTCACGCTCCTAGGAAACACACTCATTCTCCTGCTGTCCACACTGGATCCCAGGCTCCACTCTccaatgtacttcttcctctccaaCCTCTCCTTCCTGGACCTCTGCTTCACCACAACCTGTGTGCCCCAGATGCTGGTCAACCTCTGGGGCCCCACAAAGACCATCAGCTTCCTGGGATGTTTTGTCcagctcttcatcttcctctccttGGGAACCACTGAGTGCATCCTCCTGACGGTGATGGCCTTTGACCGCTATGTGGCTGTCTGCCAGCCCCTGCACTATGCCACCATCATCCACCCCCGCCTgtgctggcagctggcagctgtggCCTGGATCATTGGCCTGGTGGAGTCAGTGGTTCAGACACCATCCACGCTTCGCCTGCCCTTCTGTCCCCACCATCAGGTTGATGATTTCGTGTGTGAAGTTCCTGCTTTGATTCGACTGTCCTGTGGAGataccacctataatgagatccaGATGGCTGTTGCCAGTGTCTTCATCTTGGTTGTGCCTCTGAGCCTCATCCTTGTCTCTTACGGTGCCATTGCCAGGGCAGTGCTGAAGATAAACTCTGCGAAAGGGCGCAGGAAAGCTTTCGGGACCTGTTCCTCCCATCTCATTGTGGTCACCCTCTTCTACAGCTCAGTCATTGCTGTCTACCTGCAGCCCAAAAATCCCTATGCCCGAGAGAGGGGCAAGTTCTTTGGTCTCTTCTATGCCGTGGGCACCCCTTCTCTTAACCCTCTCATATATACCTTGAGGAACAAGGATGTCAAGAGGGCATTCAGGAGGCTGCTGGGGAAGGAAGTAGAGCCCAGCTGACACACACTCTCACAGTGTGCTGGAGATTCTTCATGCCTTTATCAAAGGGTTTATGCCACCACCCTCCCCCTCTTCAGGCCTACCCTACCACTGGAACGGATGAGACAACACAGGACACAAAGATGAGAAATTCAGTAGAGGGGTATAGCTATACCACAGGAATCAGACggaatctatctgtctgtcctctTGTGCCCCATTTCACTGATTTTGCTTTTAATTCCTTTCCCTTGCCAGAATGCCGCTATCTTTTTGAAATTTTACCTTTATgtttttgtgtgagtgtatgtatggatgtctgaagaagcaggaagagggtgTAAGatgccttggagctggagttacagatagttaaaTTGTCCAGCATGAGCTTTGTagtttgaactctggtcctctggaagaatacaAACGCTCTCAGCTGTTGCGCCCTCTCTTGCCTGGCGTCTCTGTCTCCTCGCTTCACTCTCTTTCCCTCCGTAGTTTTGCTGCCGCTCCTTTGTGAGGCTCTTGGTAATTCTTTACGCCTCCTTCTGTTTTATTCCCCAAATATCAGCAAGGGTTGAGGGGAGACTGAAACTTAGTTCAGAAACCCAACCAAAAAGCGTTAGGACATTTGCCTAAACTTTAGCCCGTGACTTCCAGTCAGACCATTCCCAAATGCATTCTGCTGTTCCCATACCGGAACAAAACATTCCAGTATTCTTACCTTGAGGCCAGAAAAAAACCTTGGGGAGCCACCTGAGCTGCAGTCCTGGTGTTCCCCCTTACCAGGGCTAGACAGGCAGCTCACAGAAAGGAAAGGCTTCTCTTTAAGGTGGGCAGGACACTTTGAGCACTGGGATTTTGGTGCCATCTACTGGCCAGATCTGGAACAGCATACCGACAAGTCATGTAAGTCATAGGAGGGCTGCTCAGGAGATAATTAATGTAGTTAACGTGATATACTTGGATGTCTTGTGATGTTCAGGTACCGTTGAAAGTATTTTACAACCTTTGACCCATTTTATTCTTGTAGCATTGCAAAGCTTTTTCAGAAGCAAAAACTAAGAGTTCATTACCATCTCTCAAAGTTCTCAGTCAGGACTGGTATCCAAGAGGGCAGAATCCAGACCCAACTCTAAGTTCTGCCTTGATATACATAGAGCCTTGCTGGTCCAAATGAGAAGCCTCAATGTGTCCTCAAACTAAAGAGGAATCAGTCTTAGCTAGCCGTGTGTCCATCCTCAGACTTGCCTCCCTGTACAAAGTTTCCCAAATGCCTTAAAGCGCCCTGTGGCAACATCAGAAACAGAAGACAACTTCGGCAAGAAATTTGAACCAGTATGTGCAAGGCTTGAGTCAAGAGGAGTCACCGTAAATTTGAGGCACATTGTGTCTGGTCTGGTTTACTTCCAGGCCTCCAGCAAAGCCAGCCTTTCAAGTCTCATTACACAATTAACCATCTCCCACCCAGATCTGTACTACAATAAACCCTCAAAATACACAGCTTTATCttctatatttgtatttttgaggcagggtctcactatgtagcccaggctggcctgaaactcccacTTCAGACTTCTGAACAGTGGAGTTAAAGCCATGTCTACCACACCCAGCACAACACAcacctcctttttgtttttagacaggtttctttgtgtagtccctgctgtcctggaattcactctgtagaccgggctaaCCTCtgactcagatctgcctgcctcagggctggggttaaaggtgtgtgtcaggaCTTTCCAGCTAACACAGGTCTCCTCAACAATCAGACTACTTTGAGCTAAAGGCTATAGGAAGTCAACCCCCAAGGCATGCCACCCAGCGGGGAAccaattttccttttctaaaggAAATTTACATTAGAAAAGGCCTCATTCTTATCAGTGAAGAGGGCACTTACTTAAATCTGCATAACAAGTTGTTATTCACAGGCCGGTATTTATCACACTTTCCCTGATCTCCTTCCTGTAACCCAATTCCCCTCCACCCTCTCACtcagaaataataattttaaaaaaagacttatttggGTAAACTAActtgtaatttaaaaagtatgcacacaaaacacatgtTGATAATCTCACATCTGTCTCTTATTTACCTGCCTGCAGGACCTcaggtaaacaaagaaaaacctcagGCAGGGACCCTATGTCAGAGGACTTTTCCCTCTGCCACACACTCCAGAAAGTGCACACCATTTTGCTGTACCAGAGCCTGCCAGGCCCACACACCTGTATTCCTGTGCAGCTTCCACTGTACTAGAAACCACCTTCCATCAGGTTCTAGTTGCTaaagcggtggttctcaaccttgccaATGCTACGACCCTTTAATGTCATGGTGACCTCCCAACTGTagcattatttcattgctacttcataactgcaatgtTGCTGTTGTGAATGGTAATGTAATATAAATGGTAATGTAATAATACGCaataatgtaataatataatggtaatgtaaatatctgatatgcagaacaGCTGATATGTGAGccccgtgaaagggtcatttgatcccccAAGGGGTTGTGGTCCTCAGGTGAAGAATGTTGCACAAACTCCCTGCGCCAGAGGAGCTATAGAAGTGGATATAATACAAACGGTGTCAATGTATTTTTTTGTAAATCACATGCTTGAGAGGCAGCTTGATGTGGAATCCACTTTTATGATTGCGTTTTGGTTAAGGGAACACAAAGGACAAAATAAAGAATTCCCTGCTCTAAAAGCCTTGGTGAATAAAGCCAAAATTTGCCTGTCTCAGGTGTCCTAAGGTTATGGGGTATTGTGAGGGGAAGCTGCAATTAGCAGAGCCATCTTCAAACAAGACAGgcagaaagggggctggagagatggctcagaggttaagagcattgcctgttcttccaaaggtcctgagttcaattcccagcaaccatatggtggctcacaaccatctgtaatagggtatggtgcctgcaggcatacacacacagaatattgtatacataattaataaataaatattaaaaaaaagacaggcagAAAGGGCAGGTCTGGGGTGGCAAATGGCCCTGAAGTCTCCCCAAAGAAGGGCCTGGTGAAATGCTGAATACCAGATGAACAAGACTGGTTTGATCGGGCTGGGTACAATGATACACACCTGCTATCCCAGCAATCCAGAGGCACGTGCAGGTGGAGttctgagcttgaggtcagcctggtctacacagtgagttctaggccagtcagggctacttAGTGTGGGCCCTTCTcaaaagagagaaatacagagacagacagacacacctagGTGATCAAGAGAGAAGATGCATGCTATAATGAACACTGTCTTTGTAGAAGGCAGATAAGCCTCAGGGAATTATGTTTACAGATAAACTTGTAAAGATATATTTACTCTGTTCTACATGTGTTTTCCCCAGAGTAACAGTCCAGTCTACCTCTGAAACCTAGCACAGTagaatgcagcagaaacagtgcTTGTGACTTCCAAGGCTTTGCTGAAAAATACGTATTTACCAGACTCTCCCACCACCAAAGACACTCACCTTTGGAATCCAGTTTACAACATCAGAAGAGTCAGATCACAAGAAAAAGCCCTGTGTGGCGGTTTAAGTCCACACCCCAGCCACAGAGCCTGATAGTCCCAAACAAAACCCACCTCTAGGGGTTATAAAGGACTTAGAACCAGGCTCCCTATCTTCAAACCCTCAGGGTGCTGTGTGGTGTGGACTTCCCTCACCGTGGCCTATTTAATGCTTAGCCCATAGAAACAAAGATGTTGCTGTTGTTTAAGCTGTTGTGGGTACCAGGCTACCCAGCTGTCAATGCATagtctggatgttggctccacttCCTATTGCCGACAAGGTTCTCCCCATGTGCAGTCTTCTGGCCAAGTAATGAGCCTTCAACCTCAGTTTGGGTGAAAAGTTCCATCCCAAGGCCCCCCTCTGGGAGTTGCCCCAGTCCAGACTCCATTCCACCTcccagaaagcccaccaaacagtgaCCCTCCCCAGAGGGGCTCAAGACCacacccacagggtatttaaactgacCCCCAGAGAACAACACGTggttttttgtcttccttttcagtCTCTATCCCTGGGGGGCTGGAAGGCcccataaagatggaatatacagagaatctggattatgtatattattatgttttctttgatttttttggactgtgaaggagctaagtacagagacatttcattgtatgggctgctaagctaaaccagcacaTATactataaaggtatcttgacttcagaatttggggctaaggatatgttgctttggaaaagaagttccaAAAGGATGAGAAGCTATGGAATCctcccagactaatgtggtttgatggaccaagatccgcCAAAAGgatgccttgaacacccctcaaaaattacttcaccaaataaacagcaggaagcagttttaaagaataactacacccatattcccaaatattatttaaaatgttcttttatgggctggatagatggctcagaggttaagagcattgcctgctctttcaaaggtcctgagttcaattcccagcaaccacatggtggctctcaaccatctgtaattgggtctggtgccctcttctggcctgcaggcatacacacagactgaatattgcatacataataaataaatatttaaaaataaaataaaatgttcttttacatttaaagggggatatgctatatagatttgcattggtatggatcttggtttattgatacaaagttaaagtcaattttgttatatgtatatttatgctcttgattaaggtattgtaattgtgtggttcatttaaatataatgtataattaggaaatatagattaatagataatcatcaagtttgtagtcatgttagtttttctagatgtacagaaatgtatttcagatggatatgcattcttcaaacctttcaaagactacagaacatggcatttaaaatgtttcagaacttagaacttttcatgacaatgagacacatctgctcctggcagcaccaattacttcaagaggaagatcagcatcaaagaggctccttatgaagttggttagccatttgggcaagacactacagagaaatgactgctgaacttgtctaaaggtgagaccatccttcagggttcctgcttcatgaaaaagtctgctagatggatgccccaatggtacagaagaacattggatgactgtccaggtagctagaagtctctgtcaattctagagttttggaagttgcttacaatgcactccctgtttacttaggtattatatccttctggagtctttgatggagttgaagaatttatagttatagtttcccttagttataataaaagataaagtagatataaatattataactgtaattcttgcttgacacctGTTTTTCTATATGTAAATTTTCTGTATTAACGTTAAAacgttcctttttatttaaacagaaaaggggaggcaatgcaggatttccctctgtaagcagtgattaccattggttaataaaggaactatagcagagctataggggaacagagctaggtggggaaaactaagctgaatgctgggagagagaaggcagagtcagagagaagccatgtagccccaccggagagaGAAGCTGGtactttacctgctaagccacagccacatggagatacacagattaatagagatgggttaaattaatatgtgagagttagccaataagaagctagagctaatgggccaagcagtgatttaattaatacagtttctgtgtgattattttggttctgggtggccgggatgaacaagtggcccccTGCAACACTTCTGTCAGCTCTGCCATTTGGCTGGGATCCTGCACTCTTGCTACAGAGTCTGTCTCACCCTTGGCTATAATGGAACTCCCGACCCTTGATTTACTGACTATTTACACCCCACTGATGTGCAATGCAGTTCTGAGAGGGATAATTTTGGTCTACCCAGAGCTGGTCGGTGCCTTGGGCGATAGTTTCTGAAGCcaactattaatttttttttttttttttgatttttcaagacagggtttctctgtagtttttggtgcctgtcctggaactagctcttgtagaccaggctggcctcaaactcaaagagatccgcctgcctctgcctcccgagtgcttggattaaaggagtgcaccaccaccacccggccaactATTAATTTCTACACTGCAGGTTTCTCTACTCCACaggcctcctctcctttctctgaaaAAATTCCACTGCAGGAAGAAGGGGAACTCAAATTAAACCCAATCGGTCCAAGGTAGATAATCACTATGGGTTGTTTTCAAAGGGGGCCTAAGATTTACCCTGCCATAAACAGGACATTGAAATGACAAGGCCCCTCTAACCCTTGTAGCTCATGCTGAGATGGGAAGAGCCAtcatcataaaacaaaacaaaccagcacATGAAAAAGCTTCAAAAAAGCCAAAAGGacacaaagaaatatatatatatccattcaggtttttttttcttcccaccttTTCAAACTTTCAGATTGATGGAAAAAAATCTTCCCGAGATACTCAGACTCCCTAGATGATGACTTTTAAGTCTGGAGGCACTTATCTAGAACCTGGCAGCCATTGCTCAGTTGTGATTTCTGCTCAGCCAACTGCTCCAGGACCCCAGACCATGGCCACCATTGTCGGGGAATCCAGGAAGCAGCTGTAACAAAGGCTTCCACGGCCCAAGCAGATCCAGGCACCGGAAGGCGTAATTAGCCTAGCTCTTGTATGCACTCCATGGAGAAATGCATCATCATTACTGTTATTACCCGATTCCCAAATGTGGAGGAGAGAGATTAGGAGATATTTCTGCACGTGGTGCAGGCCTGACCCTGACAGCCCACACTTTAACCACCACCGTCATCACCCACTAATCAGGGCCTTGATCTTGTCCTGCTTTGCCCTGCCAAATCCTGCATGGATCTCTTTGAGCCTCTCCACTTCAAAGCCTCTTCATTAGctgcaagcctgagaacctgggCTTCTCCCTTTCTGGCCTGGAGTCCATTCAGTTCACTGGCTGGGGGTGAGGTGCTGAGTCACACTGTTCCCTGGTTTATTGAGATTCAGGGAGATCCTTCCCCAAGACACAACACAGTGTGAAAGGGACACTGCCTCCTGCCCCTTCAGTCCGTCTGTCCACACCTTCATTTGGTTAGGATGTGGACCTACTATCCACTGAAAACAGCCTCCAATCTGTACCCGTTTCTTTTCTCTTACTtctgaaaaataacaataatgataataaagaaaactaaaatgaagtcTTGAGAGATAATTATGAGTACAGACAGAGGGTGGTACACATGAAAGCAAAGAATCCAGGGAACATTGAGAGGAAACATAATGCCAAGGAGAGGGATGGATGGCCCAGAACACATGAACTGGGGAGAATGTGTTTAACATGTGCATGTTGGGTGCACATGACTCTGGTGGGAAAAGACATGACATCAGGGAGGCAGACAACTCAGAAAGTGGAGTAAGACAGAGGACTTCCGTTAAGACAGCcagggaaacacacatacacatgatgtTAAGATGCAAATAAGCCAATATGCAATGCACTTGGTGGCACAGGTAAAACGCAGAAAGATGTGGCATGCACAAGGAAGACAGCTTAGTGTGCTCAATGTATCACACACACTTACCTGAACACACCACAGCAC
The nucleotide sequence above comes from Microtus pennsylvanicus isolate mMicPen1 chromosome 7, mMicPen1.hap1, whole genome shotgun sequence. Encoded proteins:
- the LOC142853593 gene encoding olfactory receptor 2H2, giving the protein MVNHTSPVGFILLGFSEHPRLEKILFVVVLCSYLLTLLGNTLILLLSTLDPRLHSPMYFFLSNLSFLDLCFTTTCVPQMLVNLWGPTKTISFLGCFVQLFIFLSLGTTECILLTVMAFDRYVAVCQPLHYATIIHPRLCWQLAAVAWIIGLVESVVQTPSTLRLPFCPHHQVDDFVCEVPALIRLSCGDTTYNEIQMAVASVFILVVPLSLILVSYGAIARAVLKINSAKGRRKAFGTCSSHLIVVTLFYSSVIAVYLQPKNPYARERGKFFGLFYAVGTPSLNPLIYTLRNKDVKRAFRRLLGKEVEPS